In a single window of the Victivallis lenta genome:
- a CDS encoding prepilin-type N-terminal cleavage/methylation domain-containing protein — translation LRQRAFAPLRSPSSHLLLAARFGCRRTVQSVHIRCAAHTALFLPGGNAVSFHIPVIMRKPFTLIELLVVIAIITILASMLLPALQQARGRAHATACTGNQKQCFMAMRMYMNDHNEQLYCRETQPNDSNPTWSGQLKKLNYITAGSDRKVFYCPNSKRLPGFVPASSYHSYAAVLVGSGKSIVDFKAKAYAAIRPSELFLGGDGASLSATGSKPDYRMSYGNYVSGRSLPVFWHSGRCNMWMFDGHVDSIQYHEIRGWSGSKYSKVKQNASGWAGFYYTFSGALYEDNLGINVPLL, via the coding sequence GGCTGCGGCAGAGGGCCTTCGCTCCGCTGCGTTCACCTTCGTCGCACCTGCTCCTCGCTGCCCGCTTCGGCTGCCGCCGAACCGTGCAGTCCGTTCACATCCGCTGCGCGGCGCATACCGCGCTTTTCTTGCCCGGCGGCAATGCTGTTTCGTTTCACATACCCGTTATTATGCGCAAACCGTTCACTCTGATCGAACTTCTGGTGGTTATTGCAATCATCACGATTCTCGCATCGATGCTGCTGCCGGCGCTGCAGCAGGCGCGGGGCCGGGCGCACGCCACGGCCTGCACCGGCAATCAGAAGCAGTGTTTCATGGCGATGCGCATGTATATGAACGATCATAACGAACAGCTCTACTGCCGGGAAACCCAGCCGAACGATTCGAATCCGACCTGGAGCGGACAGTTGAAAAAATTAAATTACATCACTGCCGGATCGGACCGCAAGGTGTTCTACTGCCCGAATTCGAAGCGTCTGCCGGGATTCGTTCCCGCAAGCAGCTATCACTCCTACGCCGCGGTGCTGGTGGGCTCCGGGAAATCGATTGTCGACTTCAAGGCGAAGGCGTATGCTGCGATCAGGCCCTCCGAGCTCTTTCTCGGCGGCGACGGGGCGAGCCTCTCCGCCACGGGCAGCAAGCCGGATTACCGCATGAGCTACGGAAATTATGTCTCCGGCCGTTCGCTGCCGGTTTTCTGGCACAGCGGGCGCTGCAATATGTGGATGTTCGACGGCCATGTCGATTCGATCCAGTACCATGAAATCCGCGGCTGGTCGGGCTCGAAATACAGCAAGGTCAAGCAGAATGCATCCGGGTGGGCCGGCTTCTACTACACCTTCTCCGGAGCGCTTTACGAGGATAACCTCGGAATCAACGTTCCGCTTCTGTAA